The Arachis ipaensis cultivar K30076 chromosome B07, Araip1.1, whole genome shotgun sequence genomic interval agccgaggtctgagttagatgcatctaagttaacatCATAACCGCCGCTAACTACGGTTTTtttaatacgagcctcccaaaccaattcaaaacatataatttcaaatacaacaaatctttaatctttcaaatatataaggtatcaaatcaaataatactttCTCATCTAAAATCTTTTTTAATCATACATTTTCAATCATAAGAAATGTCAAATATATTTTACAATTTCAGAGTATATAAGTGAGTATCAACAATACTTCAATGTTTCAAAAATACATAtccaaataaaatcaaatattctaaaataatGCAAAAACTTCATCAAACATGTATACAGTCTTATGTGCAGATTGAAAATctgaatttcacaaaaataaataTTCAGTTATAATAAATCCATTATTAAGATCAAATTCAAATCCTTTACTAGTAACTTTGTAAGTATAGTCATAAATTCAAACAGAATATATCAAAATAATCATAGATGCAAAGACAATTAATTATAAATGTAAAACCTACTCACAACTTGGTCCCAATGGACCAAAGAGACTGAACTCGAGTGACAAATTAAAAGGTAAAAAAGGTTGGAATAGAATAGAACGAAAGAGCTCAGAATTAGTGGCAGCAACTTCCACAAATACATCGTAGATGTAATCATAACATCAACGAATCTAACCGTTCCATGACAACACCAATATCAGTACTCAAGGTAATTTTCAGCAGAAACATAGCAAAAGTAGAGTGATAGTACTAAAACAGAGACATATATTATTGTAACTAAGACAAGAGCATGTAACAAAAGAACAAAATGCAGTAGATTAAAGGTGGAAGCATTACAGTTTCACGAATGGAATCAGAACAGGAAAAAATGGTGCTGATTCAGAGACAAGACTGAAGGGGATGTGGGGCTAAGTAAGACCAACACAGCGACTGAGACAGTTCATCAGCAGCAACGCCAGTGATGCTCCCCCGACGGCAAGCTCCTAATGGCGACAACATACGTGACGATGGTGAATGGCTCCTCCATTGCGACTCTCTCTTCCTCCCTTCTCTAGCCAGCTCATTCTCAATCTCCACCTCTTCATTCAGCAATGATGGCAGCCCCCGACAGAAATGGCGGTAACCTCAACGGCGATGACTTGTTCGAGACGGAGGCGCCCTCTTCTTCCTCGCCGCGGTTTTTCCTCCTCCGTgaaccccttctctctctctaagAAGCTCTCTTAAGCTCAGCAACGGCTCCCTTCAATGATGACCCAGGTAACTACGGCAACAATGGATACTTTGGTGACGGTGACAAGGCTTGGTGGCACGGGATAGTgcctccttctctttctctcgCTCGCGTCTtcattctcctctctctctctctaactcgACGGTGGTGACGGCTTCCCCTTACTTCGCCGATGCCATTGTCTTCCCTTCTCTTCTCTCCTCGGTctcttcctctattctttctaTCGTCTTCCCGTTCTCCCTCTTTGTAAACAAGTGTGTGCGTGTGTACGTGTGTGtgcgtgagagagagagagagagagagagagagagagagagagagagaattaggttaggtttggAAAAAGAGGGGTAAGAGtagtttaaaaatttataaaaattagaggtggagtagtaatttaaaaccaaatataATCCATTAAAATTACTTTAAGAACACTGTTTATTTATcaacttacaaattatttttaaataaacactctaatttaaaattagagataaattaattaattttcttttagtttattaaaataaactaaatcctaattatttaaattaaattcacaaatccttattatttttcaattactaaaactttaaattttagatatGAAAATACCTAatcattataaaaattatatgagTCCTAATTAATTTTAAACTCAGAGTCTCGTAactttgatttaattactttttggtaaaataattttctaaaaataatcctaaacaaatataataaaccataaataatttattatttaattttcaaaaactcgtGGTGTTACACTTTTGAcatcaagaaggaaaataaagaaaCGTATAAACATCAACAGTAGTAGCGGAacgattttgaaattaaattgaaaagaaattttaagaaagatttttaaaataaataagatGATTAATGCAAAATAAACTTTGAATAAAATTTGTTTTAATGcaataagaaaatattttgaagtAAATGCAGAGATCACATAATCATTCAAAAAAGATATAAAGGTGGCAGCTTAAAAAAAAGAATTCGTTCATCATTTGCCCAAAAAATCTCCTCTTGACCCGAGaaataaaaactcaaaaaattttGTCAATTCAATAAATATATATCTATAGCATCTACAGAATCTGGTTACACCTTAGTTGCTGCACCTTGTCCAGTATTGTTTCCAACTTCTATATCATCCGAAATGTCATTTTTCCAATGGCTATGATTCGAAAATCACAAATCCACTATTATATTCACTTAGCTTGATGAAGAATGTAGACTTTCTGGTCAAGtaccttgaacatccactatcaagATACCATATGCCCTTACTCTTTTTTGGATGCAAGGCAAACCTACAATACTTTCAAGAAGTTttttaggtatccaaattaactTGGATTCTTTGATGTTAATTCTGCTTTATTTTCTAAGAACATTATAATTACAAAAAATATTATAAACATGATTACCAACTTTCTTTATTGAGGAGAATAATATTTAGCTCTATGACAATTGGAGCAAGTGTTGCTTTTTGCTGAAATTTTAGAATTGAGAGGAGGATTCTTGTTTTTTATATAAGTGCCCTTTTGAATTTTATGAAAAACTAGTTCGGTCCTTTTGGCTTTGGATGAGGAGGCTTCAAAATCATTTTTCAAATCTGGTTTACTTTCTCCACAAAACTAAGACCAGATTTTATGAAAATAGGTCTTTCATTTGCGAGAACTTTGTCCAAGttttcagaactttgagcaaAATTTGCTAAATCAATGTTTAAGTTCTTAATTCTCTCGTGCAATTCTTTATTTTCTGCAAGAATGTCACTTGCAGCAGCGGCCAAATTTCTCATTTTTAAATattctatttcaatttttaaaaactCATTTCCTATTTCAAAACACTAGAGGATTCAACTTTACTTAATTGTTCCTTGAGTTTGGCATTCTTCAATTTCAAggctttattttcctttttacatttactatattttttaaaaaactttgCAGAATTTTCAATTAAATCTTCAATAATAAAATGTAATTGATCAGTTGAAAGTTTAGTATAATCTATCTCATCATAATCGATTTGATCAGTCATGAGACAAATTTGGATTTCATGGTCAGAGTCTTCTTTCTCAGTGTCATTTTCAAGATCCCCCCATAATGCCATTAGaaccttcttcttctcccttttgtTGCTatcctctttcttcttctgtgGACAGATCGCAACTTCTTTACAGTGATGACAAATAACCTTTCTTTGGTCTCTTTTGAAGTCTTTTAAAAaagatccttttttttttctttttcactttgtCTCATCATTTTCGTAAGCTTTCTAGCGAAGGAGATGAGCTATCATCAGAGAGATCATCTTTTGATTCTTCATCCTTGGATGAGATCTTGGATTTTAGTGCAAGATTTGTTTACTTTAGTTCATGATGAGTTATTTCATAAGACAGTAGTTTTCCTCTCATACCGTCATAGGAGATTTCTTTCAGATTATTGCCTTCAGCAATTGCTATGCTCTTGATTTTCCATTTTTTGACGAGGCTTCTTAGAATCTTTCTCACGAGCTTTTCTTCAGTGTGTTTCTTTCCCATAATATCAAGATTATTGATGATTACGGAgaatctttcaaacatttcatctATGCCTTCATCTTCCTTCATGAGAAACATTTCATACTCCTTCGTAAACTTGTTAACTTGAGTTTCTCGAACTTGTTCAGTTCCTTCTTGAGTGAGTAGCAGCTTGTCCCATATCGTCTTTGTAGTTTTGCATCTTGAGACTTTTTCTAAATTCCTCAAAGCTAATTTCACAATGCATCAAATTGATAGATTTGGTATTTAACTCTATTTTCTTCTTGTCTCTATTATTCGATTTCATATCCTTTTTTGGATTCTTCATTGAGTTTGGTAGGAATGTCTAATTCATTGAGAATGATTCTAGATGTTATAATCAATAGATTGCACAAAAATTCTCATCTTTTCTTTCTAGTAGGCATATTTAGTACCATTAAAGAATGGTGGGCTATTGTTGGATTGTCCTTCCATTAGTGTAATaaccagaaaaaaaataaataaatagataacaTAGTGGAATCCACTCttagatatttttttcttctttctctaacCCTAGCTACACACTCTCTCACTCACTCACCTCCCACCGCCTCTCACACCCTCACTCACCTCACACCCTCTTCTTCACAGCACACACACCCAAACTTGacggagaaagaaagaaagaaaagagaaagagagaagaggggAGAACGCAACAAGAGAAAGGAGGAGGAAGGAGGGAGCTGTCTACGCCGAGCCACCACGCGAGGAGAGAGAGAGCCTCGCCTCGTCATCGCCGGCCTGGAGCCCGCCGTTCGTCTCCCGTCGCGTCGCCATCAGGGGCCAGAACCGAGAGAGATGCATCTGAGAGAGGGGTCGAACGCGAGAGAGGAGACGCGGAAGAAGGGCTGCTGCTGTTTTGCCTCGCCGCTGTCGAATTGCTACAGCCGCCGTGCCTTGTCTCCGTCATCGCTGAGCTTCAACCGCCGCCATGCCAAGTTGCCGTCGCCATTgttgaaagagaagaaagagcttagagagagagaaataagATGTGCAAGAGGAGTCGCTGTGAATAGAGGGTTGTTCTGTCACCACTCTTGCTTTGCCGTTCGGGTGAACCTTGGTTACTATTGGAGCTGTTGGTGCTGCTGGAGCTGAACCGTTTCTATCACTAACCTAAACTATCGCCAGCTCCACCTTGTCGCTACCTCAATCCAAATCCTACGCTCATTTGTTCCATTCTATTTCAATCCTCCTCATCTTGGATTTTGGCACTCCGGGTTTGGTATCTTCGGTCCCTTGGGACCAAGTTGTgcgtaggctttacatttataattgtttgattgtgcatctataattattttgacatatatctattatgatctttgaattatactCATTATATTTGCCTTTAacgattttaaattaattagaataattgatttattagaaTTAAATAATTCATTTTTATGAAGTTTATACTTTCGGAACTATATATGAGACCATATATATTTTTGATGAAGTTTTGCatattctaaaatatttgattttacttgaatatttatttttaaagcattGAAGTATTTATGGGTACTCACTTACTTTAAAGATTGTGAAATATGTCTGAAATTCTTATGATTGAAAAAGTATGATTAGAAAATATTTCTAATGAGAAAGTATAATATGATTTAATTTGCttcgataccttatatatttggaaaatcaaagatttgttgtatttgaaattatatattttgaattggtttgggaggctcatattagaaaaccgtagttaacgactgctatgacgttaacttagatgcatctaactcagaccCCAGCTAGCGagggtgttgctagcctaacgtatAGGCCACGCGTTAGATCTGCTATTCTATTAGGACACACGAGAGGAAAGGGCTATCCATAGAGGTGGAGCCAcccaagtgtggacttttgatttgatttctgtatgagaacttccttattgattcacttattatatattatcaactattattttctaattaaaattattttgaattaatgttTGTATGatttatagatgtattgtctagtcactgagttgcaaaactcaccccatttttctaaaaatatttttcaggaacaatTACGTGTCTATGTGAGACTTTCTATTCAAGATGTAACGATCTGCAATGAGTACTTATTCATTGACAAGTTCCTAGATGTAAATATGCTCTATATGACACAGGGTCCAACCattcttaattattttaatttttgttaaaaatgtataactatttattttagaacttgtaaaatatttgCAACTTTCTTATTCAATTTATATTTGAGTATATTAGGCTTGCTATAGGATTATTTTCCTGAGCGCCGGTTATGACTCATTTTGGGCTGTGATAATTAGAGTGAACGCAACAATGCTGTTTGCCATGGATCGTTAACTCCAAGCTGTGAAGCTTGCCGCTTGAGCCTAAGCTCTAATGCCAATTGAAGGTTCCCAAGTGAGTTGAGAAGGGTGGTTAAATCAAGGAACCACTTTTAGACTTGAATAAACAAGTTATGCAGAATTCTGGTTTTACAAGATTATTTGCAATTTTGTCTCTTGATTATGCagaacaaaaaatgcaaaaaacaGGGAAGGAGAAGAGTGATGCCTCGATATATCCTAGTTCAGCCACGAAGTGCAATGTGATCTACGTCCAGTCTTTACCACAACAATGGTAGAATTTCCACTGTAATCAAGACAGATTAAAATAACCAATTCCAAGAGACTCATACTACTCTTATAAACCATCTAAACTATCCCCAATTTAGTAAATCACCTAAGTGCTAACCTAACCTAGTTAAGAAAAACCAAGTGCACTCTAAGTCTCTAACCCAGCACACTTTCGAAATCAAAACTCTTAATTAAAGGTTAAATAGATTTTGTACGAAATACTCTCTTTGTCTTTTTTGTATCTCTCAAAGTAAGCTTAAATCTAGAAAAAAGAGAagtaaaaacacactaaaaaaaaagtaaagaatatTTTTTATAGTCTTCGATATGCATGAAAATGATTCCTTCTTCATTGATAATTCATCAACATATAGAACTTCATATCTCTTCTTTAAtgtaaaaaaaacattttttttttacatcaacTAGCCGTTGCACCATTTATGCTTGAGGCCATTGGCGTTGAAGGAGGGATCTTTCCTTTTTTATCCTTCAATTTAACATGCAGAAGCTCTTTATGATTATGATATTATTTTGGAGAGCTTTGATTGTTGTCTTGATTGTGCATAATCGGTCCAAACATAGACTGCTATCTTCCTCAATGATATACTCTTTAATGTGTTGATATAGCACAATTTCAGCTACCTTGATTATTATTCTTGATTGATTTCTACAATACTTATCATCATAATGGTTAGTTATAATAGCAAATAGTTACTTATGTTTCATCATAAGGTATCATATCAAATTTTGACTCAACAATTGTACAGTGATTGTTCTTACTTAAATTTGATTATTAATCGTTggtgtttcttttattttttattttttaccttGAGTATCTTGTCTATAATTCGGGTTTATATTATTTGCACATAAATTGTTCTTGTTTTTAACACACTCACAAACTCTAAACTCGAGCTCAATACCCATAGGTTAGATAGAGTGATAAGTGGTGATGCTTTGTGAAACCTTCAGTTTTCGTATAAGCACATGAAAATCTCTCACTCAAATTTAACATCTTTTTTTCTGTATGAAAAAATTGTATACCACTAGCCAATGTTTTGCCGTCAGTAGAAAAATTTGAGGACCTAATAAGGAGTCTAGAGCCAACACTCTCACATTATATATACAATCTTAGAACCTTTCTTTAGGAGTTAAATCTTTGCATTTCTTTGAATGATTTTTATTGCCATTTTCTTAAATGCTAATTATGCTTTCTCATTTATTGCATATACATTGTCCAATTTTGCAAAGATATCATCAAATTTTCAACATGGATAACAGTAACATTTTTGGGTCAACTAATATAGTCACCGAAAAAAAAAGAGTGGTCGTACAATTGTCAGAGCGCacacaaaaagaaaaaggagacaACCTACCTCTTAGGATTGAAATTgcattgcttcatgatgaaaaatgTGATTTTGAGTCAAATAATTTAACAGTGATTAAGTAAATATGGTCTCAAATGAAAAGGCAAGAAGAGTTTTGTTGAAAAGTTTGGAGATATTCCTTGTCTCCTCTTCATTCCTATCGATACTCAACTGCTAAGGGCTATACTCCAATTTTTGGATCCCTCATATCAGTGTTTCACATTCAATCAATTCGATTTGACACCAACTATCGAGGAATACTCCAAGTTATTGAATAAAAAAATGTTCCTAAAATTTATTGTTATAACCAGAAAAAGACACCTAAGCGAGCTTTATCACAACTTATGCGGATTCatgccaaaaagcttgaaaatCATGAGGATCGATGGACAAAATTTGGATGCAAGTTTTCTTTTCCAGTATATACAGAGTCATATTGATGATGACAAGGGATTGACAATGTACACATTAGCTATCAATGGTCTCGTGGTATTTCCAAGAGTTAGAGGTCAAGTAGATAGACATGTGATAAAGCTATTCGATCAAATAACTCATGGTGTACATCCAAGTTTGGCTATTTTATCAGAAGCCATTAGATCGCTTAACCATTGCCGACATCACCCTAAGAGCAAATTTTAGGGTTGCTCCCAATTGCTCATCGTTTGGATGATCATTCATCTCGTTGGCTTAGAAGAATTTGGATATCCCATTATCAAATGTAATAAGTATACTGGATTTAAGATTCCTTTATACGAGCATAATAATGTAAGATGGTTCTATCAGTCACCAATCCAAGATCAATGGGTAAATTTCTTTTTGAGGATACAGGATGTCATCTGGCGCATGAGTTGGCTTCCTTTAACGTATACGATTTATTGTTGCAGGAATAAACCCTGGGTTCACCTGTCGGTCCTTGGAGTGTCACTAGCTATGCTCCTGCACTGGTCAAAAGACAAGTAGGCTCTCTCTAATTCATCCCTATGACCCATGATCTCCTTGATATGTATTTTACGTACGAGATTCTTAACACAGCATGTAAGGTCAAAGAAATCATTACTGATTGGAAAGATGTTAGATATGTAAAATCTGGCGTACCAACATTAGGCACTACTCCTGGATATCCATTATGTCAAGCTAACAGAGGTAAAGGGTTTAAGGCTCCTGTGATCATTGGACTCTAGCTTCCAATGCACGTTTAAAGACCCTATACATTATAAAGCAGAAGCAAACTATAGATATGAAGATGCTTTCAGACAGTTAGAAGAGAAAAAAACAATGCTTATTgaacaatgaaaaagaaaaaaggttgATCTAAGTCACCGTCTGGAAAAAGCGACAAATGAGGTAactgagcaaagaaaaagagctAGGATCATGGAAACTAAATTTGCAAAGTTAAAAGAAAAATACCATTTCTTGAAAAGAATATTGCAAGAAAATGACCAAGCTTTAAAATCATGTAATACTGAAATACAAAGTTTACGTCAAGATGTAATGAAAAAGAATCATAGGTTGAGAGTTGACAATGATCTCACTACCTTGTTGGAGAGTAAAAATGCAAAACTACAAAATAATATTGAAGATTTTGCCACAACATATGAAAAATAGAGAAGAATGTATACAAAGATGGAGCAAGGGATTGCCATTTTGTTGAAAGATATCAGAGATGTTACTTGTCATGCTAGGAAGAAAGCTAAAGAAGTGTAAGAAGCTAAGGCCAAATTACCACCTAGGGAGATACAAAAATTATTGTCAGAATTAGTAAAATAGTTGAATCATATAAGGAAATTTTACTGATAGCAAAGtccttctaaaaataaaattatttgtaCTTGGGTGACTATTTAGTTGTACCAATTTGAATGTTTTACCTTCCAAGAAAAGATAATGATATGTAATTTTGGGTTTCATAATAATACATGCATGATTTCCTGATttacttattatcttttcatttGCATTGGCATTCGCATATCATTTAATAcatttaaataaatagaaaaattgtcgCTACAACATCCTTATCGAACTCGCTCGCAGTCAAAGATCATGGATGAACTAGGACATGCACAAGAAGAAATCAAAGAAGAAATGAATCAGATGAAAAAGCAAATAGCAAAAATTTTGGAGTCATTGCAAACAATGAGTACAAATGGAATTCCTGTAGTAATAGGCGAAGAACGAAGAAATGTGCTGGAGTACCCACCTAATGATGCATCTCAAGAGATTATTATCAACCAAGGTTTTCCAACATCAATGCCAATGTATGGTCTTCTCCCTGGGTATGTACATCCCATTGCTGTCACTTACTTTGATAATGTTGCAACAACACAGAATATTTTCAATATTGTCCATCCTATCAGTGAAGCCATGCCAGGCAGTGCAATGGTGGGAGTTCATTCTCAAACACTCAATAATGGGATAATTTCTCCTATTCAAACTTCTGCTGATTGCTTCATCTTCATGATccaaagaaaaatttaaaattttggaagAAAGATTAAGAGCCATAGAAGGGGTAAACAGTTATGGTCTTATGGAAGGTAAAAAATTTTGCTTAGTTCGTGATGTTGTGTTaactccaaaattcaaaatcccaAAGTTTGGCATATACAAAGGGACCACTTGTCCAAAGAACCACTTAACCATGTATTGCTGAAAGATGGGTTCATACGCACTAGATGAAAAATTATTGATCCAGTGTTTTCAAGACAATTTAATAGGGGCTGCATCTAACTGGTATGCACACTTGAAACCATCTCACATAAAGAATTGGAAGCATTTAGCGGATGCCTTTGTAAAGCAATACAAATACAACATTGACATGGCTCCTGATAGATTTTACTTGCAGAACATGACTAAAAAAAAGGTGAAATTTTTAAGGAGTATGCTCAAAGATGGAGAGAAATTGTTGCACAGGTAGAACCTccaattattgaaaaaaaatgatCACCATGTTTATCAACACCCTCCAATACCCTTTTTATGATAGGATGGTTGGAAGTGTATCATCAAACTTTTCAAATATAGTTATTGTTCCGTCCGGGATGATCTAACCGAGCTATAGGTCGTTCAAGAGAGTCTAGCCGAGCTATAGGTCGTCCAGTTAATTTACGATCTTCGGCCGAAGCTATAGGTGGGTCGACCTTCCAATCACCGGCGGGAGAGCACCTGCAAAAAGttctccgacgctcaagtcagaaaggAAATTGAAGTATAAGCAAAAACAGTTATAAAGtctttcttctactcttttctagtGATCGTTCTCTTTGTTTCACTCCGCCCTTCCCATCTCTTGGAGGTCCTTTTTAAAATGGTATTTTTGTGCGGTTGAGTACTTGTTTTCCGAGATATCCTCGGCCATATCCGATGTGTTTGTTATATTTGATTTTTAGAACGTTTTGTTGGACGTGATTCCTTGCCGAGTTATAGGGCACGTGCTCATCGTGATTTCTGATATCTTGGGCCGAGGTTAATGGTCCATACcacagcccccaagcttggcCTTGTTTGAAAAAAGGTTGGGGAGGAAATAGGCCAAGCTTTTGTTATGACCTCGGCCTTTCCAATATTGTAACGTAGTCCGTAAGCCCCCAAGGTTGGTCTCTTTCCGACCTATTAGCTAAGGTTTAGTAACACTTGAATTTTGGCGTAACCCCTTTAAACGTGGCTCCTTGATTCTCGCGCCCACTAGCATTTAATTGATGTGGCTTGTTTGCACGTTTCTCAATGTACCCCCATCcattgatttaaatttgaatggcTGTGATAAAGAGTGGAAATGGGGTTGAAAATGTCAACCGTTTGTTGTGtcttaaattttgttttttatgtAAAATattcttccttgtttcttttttGAAAAGCCGCTACTTCTTCCCTCCTTCTGAAAAAAAATGTCTAAGAAAGGTGAGTGCTTGTCACCTTTGTTTTGTGCATGTCTCTTGATTGTCCTTCTTGTTTTTGTTGCTGTAATATTGTTTTTGTGTTAGAAAAATGGAGAAGCCCCTTGTTAAAGTCGTCGACAGTGACCTATGTAGCTGGGTGGATGATAGTGTGAAATCCTTTGAATCGTTTTTTAATGATGCCAAGTCAGTGGAGTTATTAGGATCAGACGTCTGGATCAGGGAGGGGAGTGATATTAAGATCGAAATCTTGTCGTGTGGGAAAGACGATCGTGTTTGTGAGTATTTAAATGATGAGTCCTACTTTTATGTGTATAGTTGTCTTCTAACGGAGCTAGGTGTACGATTTTCCTTCTCTGAGTTTCAATGTGGCGTGCTATTTTGGTTGAACTGCGCTCCGTCGCAATTGCATCCCAACTCGTGGGGTTTTGTGAGAGCATTTGAGGTTTTGATGGCGGTACTTCAACAGCCGCCATCTTTGAGGGTGTTCTTCTCTCTGTTTCAGGCGAAAGGTGTCCGGCGAGGGCTGTGGGTGAACTTAAGTAGCCACCCTGGTAGATCAATGTTTGCTCTGTATAAGTcttcttttaaatattttaagaatatgtTTGTCAAGGTTAGGGCTGCCGCGGGCCTGTTCCCTTTTTATCTTGATGAAAATTTGGAAGGGAGATTTCCTATTTCCTGGTGTCCGGAGCCTAACCAAGTTCTGGACGTTGAAGATAGGCTTCCTAGTGAACAGGCTTTGTTAGAATTTTTAGTGTCTGAAATGGAGAGTAGGGAGTTATTGTCTGTTGTAGAATTATTGAAGTGGGACACGGATGAGCAAGCCGTGTTGGATTACCTAGGTAACATAGACTAGTTTTGGAAATGTTTGTGTTTAGTTTCGtgtaatttgtttttttttgctAATATATGTGTTTTTGGTTTCCTAATGCAGGGGAGAAGGTTCCTACTATCACAACAGCTGGGTTGAAGTTATTTTTTAATCAAAGGAAGAAGGATGAAAAAGAGGGTTCTACCACCAATGTCCCTAAGGAGGTTGTCACTGGTGCGGTGCAATCTGATTTGAAGtctagagggaaaagaaaaaggggTGCGGTTAAGGCTTCTGAAGCGAAGGATGAAGATGATGTCAGGTTCGATTTGGTGGAATCAGCTTATGAGTCACAAAAGGTTCTTCATGGGTATTCAATCGATGATCATGCAAAGTCACTCTGGAGTAAGTTGTTCCCTTTTATGACTTTGGCTGAACAGTTTGGTCAGTTTCCAGTTGATGTGGAGATGATCAACAAGGTTGGTCCTTCGGGGGTTAGTCGCTTCTTGCAGGTACCGGGAGGTCTTTCTGTATAATTCTTTATTTCTTTGCTTACCTTATTAATCATTAGTTGGCTTTATTTTCAGGTTATTGGTGCTCGTCTTGTGTCTATTGGACGAACA includes:
- the LOC107606895 gene encoding (RS)-norcoclaurine 6-O-methyltransferase-like produces the protein MTETRHGGCSNSTAARQNSSSPSSASPLSRSTPLSDASLSVLAPDGDATGDERRAPALRNLEKVSRCKTTKTIWDKLLLTQEGTEQVRETQVNKFTKEYEMFLMKEDEGIDEMFERFSVIINNLDIMGKKHTEEKLVRKILRSLVKKWKIKSIAIAEGNNLKEISYDEYLKMRNLAAAASDILAENKELHERIKNLNIDLANFAQSSENLDKVLANERPIFIKSGLSFVEKWILHDWNDEECLNILKNCKEAITSKGKGGKVIIIDMIIMEDEKKGGGDDKSVETQLFFDMLMMVLQTGKERDEKEWAKLIVSAGFSNYKITPIL